A window from Microbacterium ginsengiterrae encodes these proteins:
- a CDS encoding TetR/AcrR family transcriptional regulator gives MTRTDDAALTPAARRILDTASALFYAHGITAVGVDMIATESGITKRTLYDRFGSKDALVVAYLRDRDVRWWGRWEERLAQATAPRALTVFDSYADDVRPSGRGCAFINAAAELAESHPGRVVIRKHKLRVRTRLEELIREDGVDDPVAVAEHVFLLLEGAIAHQGIDGNTTRLRGARRIAEALLEA, from the coding sequence ATGACGAGGACCGATGATGCAGCGTTGACGCCGGCCGCACGGCGCATCCTCGACACCGCCTCCGCGCTCTTCTACGCCCACGGGATCACAGCAGTCGGCGTCGACATGATCGCCACGGAATCCGGGATCACCAAGCGCACCCTCTATGACCGATTCGGGTCGAAGGACGCTCTCGTCGTCGCATACCTCCGTGACCGCGATGTGCGCTGGTGGGGCCGCTGGGAGGAGAGGCTCGCACAGGCCACTGCGCCGCGAGCGCTGACCGTGTTCGATTCGTACGCCGATGACGTGCGCCCCTCGGGCCGTGGCTGCGCGTTCATCAATGCTGCCGCCGAACTGGCGGAGTCGCACCCTGGCCGAGTCGTGATCCGGAAGCACAAGCTCCGCGTGCGCACAAGGCTCGAGGAGCTCATCCGTGAGGACGGCGTGGACGATCCGGTCGCCGTCGCCGAGCACGTCTTCCTCCTCCTCGAGGGAGCGATCGCGCATCAGGGCATCGATGGGAACACGACTCGCCTGCGAGGCGCTCGGCGCATCGCTGAAGCTCTCCTCGAGGCGTGA
- a CDS encoding YbfB/YjiJ family MFS transporter, giving the protein MGGRAGGATTGILAPAKAIHLAAAGISLIAVCYGLARFAYGLFVPAFRNTFDLDATAAGAIASGSYVAYCVGVLLATAVTPRAGARVVALAAGLLATVGTSVIAMAPDVVMLAVGVIIAGSSTGVASPPLVHAIARRVSPEVRDRTQTIVNAGTGLGVMVSGPIALLAQDQWRVAWFAFAGVAAVVTLWSAIAVPAARDAAGESSPGAERTRHRRLPRGLLRLAAASATMGVASAAGWTFGQDLLTTEGGHTSPFATIAWIVLGACGLLGAAAGDMAERLGLGRSWVLLMIALGGSLAALAAASQSAIVAIAASAVFGAVYIALTGLLLVWSTRVFASDPARGVGVVFLVLALGQAGAAPLLGIASDLSGSVAAAFWIAAAVALLGALMRPARG; this is encoded by the coding sequence ATGGGCGGACGCGCGGGCGGCGCAACCACCGGGATCCTCGCTCCGGCGAAGGCGATCCACCTCGCCGCAGCCGGGATCTCGCTCATCGCCGTCTGCTACGGCCTCGCACGTTTCGCCTATGGGTTGTTCGTCCCCGCCTTCCGCAACACCTTCGACCTCGATGCCACCGCGGCCGGGGCGATCGCGTCGGGCAGCTACGTCGCATACTGCGTCGGCGTCCTGCTCGCCACGGCCGTCACCCCGCGGGCCGGTGCGCGGGTGGTCGCGCTCGCCGCCGGTCTGCTCGCCACGGTGGGGACGTCGGTGATCGCCATGGCGCCGGATGTCGTCATGCTGGCGGTCGGCGTGATCATCGCCGGTTCGAGCACCGGCGTCGCATCCCCGCCGCTCGTGCACGCGATCGCGCGCCGCGTCTCACCAGAGGTGCGCGACCGGACCCAGACGATCGTCAACGCGGGGACAGGCCTGGGGGTCATGGTCTCCGGACCGATCGCCCTCCTCGCGCAGGACCAGTGGCGCGTCGCCTGGTTCGCGTTCGCCGGGGTGGCGGCCGTCGTCACGCTCTGGAGCGCCATCGCCGTCCCTGCGGCGAGGGACGCCGCCGGTGAGAGTTCGCCGGGCGCCGAGCGGACGCGCCACCGCCGACTGCCGCGCGGTCTGCTGAGGCTCGCCGCGGCCTCCGCCACGATGGGGGTCGCCAGTGCGGCCGGTTGGACCTTCGGGCAGGACCTGCTGACGACAGAGGGTGGGCACACGTCGCCGTTCGCGACGATCGCCTGGATCGTCCTCGGCGCATGCGGGCTGCTCGGTGCTGCGGCGGGTGACATGGCGGAGCGGCTCGGGCTCGGCCGCTCCTGGGTCCTCCTGATGATCGCCCTCGGTGGCAGCCTGGCCGCGCTCGCCGCGGCGTCGCAGAGCGCGATCGTCGCGATCGCGGCATCCGCGGTCTTCGGCGCGGTCTACATCGCCCTCACCGGACTCCTTCTCGTGTGGAGCACGCGGGTGTTCGCCTCCGACCCTGCCAGGGGCGTCGGCGTGGTGTTCCTCGTCCTCGCCCTGGGGCAGGCGGGCGCGGCACCCCTGCTCGGAATCGCCTCCGACCTCAGCGGAAGCGTGGCAGCGGCGTTCTGGATCGCCGCGGCCGTCGCGCTGCTCGGTGCGCTGATGCGGCCCGCGCGCGGCTGA
- a CDS encoding MarR family winged helix-turn-helix transcriptional regulator: MPETPQSAPLSADELEIWASVATLLERLPAALDAQLQRDSDVTHFEFGILYALDDAPERSLRLSTLADYASCSLSRLSRAVTRLQAKGWVRRAVDESDGRFTLAILTDEGHAHVERSTPAHQALVRRVVFDALTSAQARQLGAIARRISDAVGHGTTWRPTA, encoded by the coding sequence ATGCCAGAGACCCCGCAGAGCGCCCCCCTGAGCGCAGACGAACTCGAGATCTGGGCCTCGGTCGCCACACTTCTCGAGCGCCTCCCTGCTGCTTTGGACGCCCAGCTGCAGCGAGACAGTGATGTCACGCACTTCGAGTTCGGCATCCTCTATGCGCTCGATGACGCCCCGGAGCGTTCACTGCGCCTCAGCACGCTCGCGGACTACGCGAGCTGCTCACTCTCGCGCCTCTCTCGCGCAGTCACGCGCCTGCAGGCCAAGGGGTGGGTCCGACGCGCCGTCGACGAGTCTGATGGCCGCTTCACGCTCGCGATCCTCACGGATGAGGGGCACGCGCATGTCGAGCGCTCCACGCCCGCTCATCAGGCGCTCGTCCGGCGGGTCGTCTTCGACGCGCTCACCTCCGCTCAGGCGAGGCAGCTCGGCGCGATCGCCCGCCGGATCTCTGACGCAGTCGGGCACGGAACGACATGGAGGCCGACCGCGTGA
- a CDS encoding SDR family NAD(P)-dependent oxidoreductase: MDLDLRGRRAFISGSSEGIGYAVASALAAEGAQVILNGRDPVRLAVAVDRIRSAHPGSDPSGIVADFADSEQVEALLDELGAVDILINNVGLFDLAEFDAIDDEAWMRYFEVNVMSGVRLSRRLLGGMRERGWGRIVFIGSESGVNVPADMIHYGATKAAMLAVSNGLAKLTRGTSVTVNTVLGGPTLSDGVARTVRAVADAQSLPPEVVRDAIIGQNRTTLLERFIEPEEIAHLVAYLASPLSSATNGAALRADGGVLTAML; encoded by the coding sequence ATGGATCTGGATCTGCGGGGGAGAAGAGCATTCATCAGCGGCTCCAGTGAGGGCATCGGCTACGCCGTCGCCTCGGCTCTGGCGGCCGAGGGTGCCCAGGTGATCCTGAACGGGCGGGACCCGGTTCGTCTGGCGGTGGCGGTAGATCGGATTCGCTCCGCACATCCAGGGTCGGACCCGTCCGGCATCGTCGCGGACTTCGCGGACTCCGAGCAGGTCGAAGCACTGCTGGACGAACTCGGCGCCGTGGACATCCTCATCAACAACGTCGGGCTCTTCGATCTCGCGGAGTTCGACGCCATCGACGACGAGGCGTGGATGCGGTACTTCGAGGTGAACGTCATGAGCGGCGTCCGGCTGTCGCGGCGGCTGCTCGGCGGGATGCGAGAGCGCGGGTGGGGCCGGATCGTCTTCATCGGGAGCGAATCCGGCGTGAACGTCCCCGCGGACATGATCCACTACGGGGCGACGAAGGCGGCCATGCTCGCTGTGAGCAACGGTCTCGCCAAACTGACCCGCGGCACCTCCGTGACCGTCAACACGGTCCTCGGCGGTCCGACACTCTCCGACGGCGTCGCACGCACTGTGCGCGCGGTCGCCGACGCCCAGTCGCTGCCTCCTGAGGTCGTCCGAGACGCGATCATCGGGCAGAACCGCACGACGTTGCTCGAGCGGTTCATCGAGCCCGAGGAGATCGCCCACCTCGTCGCCTACCTGGCCAGCCCGCTGTCCTCCGCCACGAACGGCGCTGCCCTCCGAGCGGACGGTGGAGTGCTCACGGCGATGCTCTGA